The Miscanthus floridulus cultivar M001 chromosome 7, ASM1932011v1, whole genome shotgun sequence genome includes a region encoding these proteins:
- the LOC136467194 gene encoding probable protein phosphatase 2C 15, producing the protein MSSRSGSTGGGGSSQGGGAAVPLAVLLRREVASERTASERPELHSGLFSQAKKGEDFTFLKPECERVPGVPSSSFSAFGLFDGHNGNGAAIYTKENLLNNVLSAIPADLNREDWLAALPRALVAAFVKTDKDFQTKARSSGTTVTFVIIDGLVITVASVGDSRCVLQAEGSIYHLSSDHRFDASKEEVDRVTECGGDVGRLNVVGGAEIGPLRCWPGGLCLSRSIGDQDVGEFIVPVPLVKQVKLSTAGGRLIIASDGVWDALSPEVAFNCSRELPPVPAAEQIVKTAVQSKGLRDDTTCIVVDIIVEKNNPCMPHPKKQPGIGVFKNMFGKKKSSDSSSHSHTDREYMEPDNVEEIFEDGCALLSRRLDSEYPVRNMFKLFICAICQVELKPNQGISVHEDSSQPGSLRRWDGPFLCQSCQEKKESMEGKRRSRDSSRNSGSSE; encoded by the exons ATGTCTTCGCGCTCGGGGTccacgggcggcggcggcagcagccagGGGGGAGGCGCCGCGGTGCCGCTGGCCGTGCTGCTCAGGCGGGAGGTCGCCAGCGAGCGCACCGCGTCGGAGCGCCCGGAGCTGCACTCGGGCCTCTTCAGCCAGGCCAAGAAAGGCGAGGACTTCACCTTCCTCAAGCCCGAATGCGAGCGCGTCCCCGGCGTCCcgtcctcctccttctccgccTTCGGC CTGTTTGATGGGCATAATGGGAATGGAGCGGCGATTTACACCAAGGAGAATCTCTTGAACAACGTCTTGAGCGCGATCCCTGCTGATCTCAACAGGGAAGACTGGCTTGCTGCACTCCCAAGAGCGCTGGTTGCTGCATTCGTCAAAACCGATAAAGATTTCCAGACTAAAG CACGTTCTTCAGGGACAACTGTGACATTTGTCATAATAGATGGATTGGTCATCACTGTTGCATCAGTAGGCGATTCCCGTTGTGTACTACAAGCTGAAGGTTCAATTTATCATTTATCCTCTGATCATCGATTTGATGCAAGTAAAGAGGA GGTTGATCGTGTAACAGAATGTGGAGGTGATGTGGGAAGGCTAAATGTTGTTGGTGGTGCTGAG ATTGGCCCCCTTAGGTGTTGGCCTGGAGGTTTGTGCCTATCAAGGTCAATTGGAGATCAAGATGTTGGTGAATTTATTGTTCCAGTTCCTCTTGTGAAGCAAGTAAAG CTATCTACTGCGGGAGGCCGACTTATTATTGCAAGTGATGGTGTTTGGGATGCCTTGTCTCCAGAAGTAGCTTTTAACTGTTCACGTGAACTTCCTCCGGTGCCTGCAGCTGAGCAAATCGTTAAA ACTGCTGTGCAATCAAAAGGACTGAGGGATGATACCACCTGTATTGTTGTTGATATAATAGTAGAAAAAAACAACCCTTGCATGCCACATCCTAAAAAGCAACCAGGGATTGGTGTCTTCAAAAATATGTTCGGCAAGAAAAAATCATCGGATTCATCATCCCATTCCCATACAGATAGAGAATATATGGAGCCAGATAACGTGGAGGAAATATTTGAGGATGGGTGTGCACTTCTTTCTAGACG GCTGGATTCTGAATACCCTGTTCGAAATATGTTCAAACTCTTCATATGTGCCATTTGTCAAGTAGAGTTAAAGCCAAACCAAGGGATATCTGTACATGAAGATTCATCACAACCTGGGAGCTTGCGTCGCTGGGATGGTCCATTCCTTTGCCAGAGCTGTCAGGAGAAGAAAGAATCAATGGAGGGAAAGCGTCGTTCACGAG ATTCATCAAGAAACAGTGGGTCAAGTGAATAG